The window CCTACAAAGGTTTTCATTGCCATAAAGTGAAGCTCCTTGATCAACAACAACATGCTTATAAGCTGCTGCTACTCGTGCTAGCAGGCAGCAGCCATAACCACTCCACCACCCCCTTCCTCCTCCATCCGGATTTCCAAACCACTCCTCAGCTTTATCATCTTCAGATCCTGAAAATAGAgcgttctttatttttttttattttttataatatttgaaaaaaaaagaaaagaaaatggctcCATCTGCTTCATCGTCATCACAGCTTCAAATTAATGAAACCCGAACCCTAATCCCAGGTATCCCAAACGACATCGCTTCACAAATCCTGTCAATGATCCCGTACTCGCACCATTCACGCATCAAACCACTTGCAAATCATGGCACATCTTTCTCTCCTCAACCAAAACCCTATTTTTACTCCGCCACAATCTCCGCCACTCCAACCACCTCTTAATAATCTTCCCGCAGGATCCATTCATCTCTTTGCCTTACCTATTCGATCCGCAAAACCTCGCTTGGCGTCCACTCCCACCAATGCCGTGTAACCCTCACGTTTACGGACTCTGTAATTTCACTTCGGTTTCGATGGGCCCTAATCTCTATGCCCTCGGTGGGTCCCTCTTCGACACCCGGTCTTACCCCATCGACCGTCCTTCGCCAACACCGTCTGTTTTTCGgtttaattttgttgatttccTGTGGGAGAAACTGTGTCCGATGATTTCCCCGCGTGGTTCTTTTGCTTGTGTGGCGGTTCCTGATTTGGGCCAAATAATTGTGGCTGGAGGAGGGTCGAGGCATACGTGGTTTGGTGCGGCGGGGAGTAGGATAAATTCGGTGGAGAGGTATGATGTTGGGAAAGATGAGTGGGTGGCAATAGACGGGTTGCCGAGATACAGGGCAGGGTGTGCGGGGTTTTTGAGTGGGAATCGGGAGGAAAAGGAGTTTTGGGTAGTGGGAGGGTATGGAGAGTCGAGGACGATTTCGGGGATTTTTCCGGTAGATGAGTATTACAAGGATGCTGTTGTGATGGATCTGGAGAAGAATGGATGTGGGAAATGGAGGGAAGTTGGGGATATGTGGGGTGTTGCGGGGAGAGGGAGGCTCGGGAAGATTGTTGTTGTTGAGGAGGAGGCTGAAGCTGAGGGCTTGGGAGTGAATCAGGGTCGCCCTGTTGTCTTCATGCTTGATGGGGATGAGATTTTCAGGTGAGTCATTATAATGTTTTTCCTGTCATTGTGATGAAGTTATTTGTATTGTTAGTGTTTATTCTGTCTTTGAAGTGAGAGTTGCTAACTATTGAATTAAGTAATTAGCTAAGTCACTTGCATTTCTAGTTAGGGTTTATGCTATACTTGACGTTGCCGTTAGATGCTATTTGATTTGTCTGTTTTAGATGCTGTTGTGCTATACAGAAGTAGCAACAATTCACTTCCATTTAATGAACTAAAGAAGCATGTTTAAACAAGTAGATTGTTTAAGTAGACATGTAAACTATTGCGGCAACATAGGATCCATTGGACCCCTTATTAGTAAAGGGAAAACGGTTTTCCAAACTTGTGAACCAGCTGGAAAAGCCCTTTCATTGCTTGTACGTAGAATTTGACTCATGTCGTTGCAGCATGTGCATGAGATACTTCTAGATTTCCATGTATCGTGTCTCTGAGGCCAGCTGGCCACAGGGTTCTGGTGGACTAAACCGCATAAATTTTGCATGTGGTTATTAGATTGCCAAATACGCCAACATAATCAATAACATACTATAGACGTGTTATGTCGTTTTTCTAGTGTTTGTATCCTCCAATGTCATTGTATTCTATCTTGTGCATTTCAGTTACTTTAATTGTCAagagatcttttaaaaaatgctaCGAACTCAATAACCCTCGTATTCCATAACAGATTGCATAAAACAAGAATGAATACTAATTAGGATCAATCAAGAATCTTAATGAATTATTGACACATTAAATGCTAACAAGAGtacgttatatatatatatatatatatatatatatatatatatatatattggagtgTGTTATTAGCAATCGCAGTTGGGATTAATATTATCAGATTATAATGCAGAGACTAATACATATGGTTCTGTAAATGGCGGTCTATCACGGGTATTCTAGTCTTTTTAGGTTCTtttattgtgtgttttttaagtAGCTAGCATTAGTGTTTGGtagaattttcttaaaaatttaaaactgcCGTTAAGACCATTACCCATGCTAAAATATGGTCCTGCTGAAGCAGCCTTGCAATTCAAAGTAGTCTCGCGAAACAAATTTGGAAACCATTGCTTCCAATTTCCAAGTACCCTTAGATGTATCAGAGTGTCCCTCCACTTTCTGTTAATGAGACAGCCATATACATTATTCAAATGAAACATGTAATGGCatgttccttcttttctttccctagaaaaacaataaatttccCATGTCCCTTTGGCAATGTGAGAGAAATGTATGTTCTGGTGtcagaattttatttgaaattcatttgcattaaattatttgaaatgtaaaatattatgtGTAGGATGTTAGTTGAAGTGTTTATTAGCATCTTCCTTTTAAGGTAGTTCTTTCTTTCAAATAGGAAATGATTCAGGTTGATATGTGTTGCATTAGGCTATAAATGTTGATCCGTGCTCACTCCACTCACCATTTAATGATCCAGCTAGTGTTTCCACTGTACCTTCGCCCTCTCTTAAGTTACAAAATGTGGTTAAGCTTAGAagctatttctctctttttctcagcATGGGGGATGGTTGCTTTTGCACATGTACATGGACTATTGTGTACACACACatctatatatttgtttttcttagacATTTGTGTATATGTCTTATTGATCGAATAAATAGTAACTTTCTATCTTGGGAGTTTTGGAATTCACTTGTTTATTCTATACTAATTCATCTTGTCAAGGCTAGTAAGAATGTATAATGGAATGATTAGAACAACTGAAGCATCTATTTTCAGGTGTTTTCAAATGTGATATGACCATGTTTATTGAAAGGTATAGATCCTTCATTCTGATTAACTGTCTTCTATTATTGTGCCAttgaaatttggtttgattgttATGTTAATGATAGTGGAATGGTTATTTGAAGTCCTTGATAGGTTGAGATTACCTTGTTTATATAATCGACTTAGTATTAAGGCAGCTTTGTTTTTGATAAAGTACTGGTGAAAACGAAATGCTAATGAATAAGTATGGGTTGCTATTTTTATGTGTCTGTAACGGTAGATCATTTGAGGGCTTCTGTCTAATTTTGTAATAAAGTATACAATCCTGTGTTAAACGTGGCCGCTAACAAGCAAAAAGACAGGTGGTGCATGCATTTATGGGATGGTAAACTGCATTTGGTTAAGTTCCCCTTAAGTTTTGTCTTAATATGCAATTTTCAATCAGATTTTCTGCCTTTTAACGTATAAAAATAATGCTCTCTTTAGCTTTTTCTCCTATGCTCACATGCGCGTGCCGATCCTCTGAACACACATGCTAGCGCCAACAAAACTGCctgataattttgatgttacTATCGTTGTGTGGGTTTTATTATATGACCACACAGAATGGCACAAAAGGATCAATATTGCCAGCCTGAACTATTTCAGGATTGAGGCttggttattgttgttgttatcttTGCGTGGGTTGCAaaagcatttatttatttattttggatgtTCCCTAGGAATCGTGATGCTAACTAATTCATATGTTCTTCATATTGCAGATATGACATGGCTTCAAACTCTTGGCAGAAGGAGTCCAGTGTACCTCGAAAAGCTCCTTACAACTCCTCATTTGGTTTTGTTGTGTTGGACGGTGAGCTACATGTAATGACTCCTGTGCAAGGAGATGATTTGATGGAAACTCGAAGATCACGGCAGCAGAAGAGGGGAGGAACACTTTTAGTTCAAATCTATCATCCTAAGATGAAGACATCACTTGTTACAAAACCACCATTCAATTACCCATTGGATTTCAAGACTGCAATAATGTGCACCATCCAGCTTTAGACAATTACATCTTGTGATTATCATAGTTACAGCTACCCGATTTCTGTAATAGTTGTGTTACCTGAGTTCCTGAACCTTGTGTACTTTACTCATAGCATATGGTGTTTAGCCAATGTACAGATTGATGAAATGCCGCACAGCACCAAATTCTATCCAAGTACAgcgttttttttacataaatatgTAGTATGTATAAAAACAACGGTGTTGTTGAGCTTTTGTAAAGGTAAAGATGGCCTAATAATTCAAGATCACCGGAAATAAATGCCCGTTTGAAATACAGCTCGTATAGTTACTTGTTTTGGGGCAGGCTCACTGGCTCTTGCATCCTATTCCTAACGAATTTTCTGCTGAAAAAGTCTCGACACTTGAGCGCATTCAATGTTCATTTCGAAAGACCTGTGAACTGATGGTTTCTTTTCTCGTGGCTTATGTGAATTTCCTAGTGCTGAAGCACAGGTAGATTTGCTTATGCATGTGACGCGTGAACATTAGGATTGCCTCGTACGTAAGCAAACCCaaacctttcctttccttttgaaCAGTTCGATTCTGCGGTCAAGAGTCAAAAGCCCGCGTAATCTATTACCACCTAGAAACGAAAAATCAAGTCATGCAGTTACATTGGTATTGAGAGTAACCCACCCGTAACTCCACAAGGATGGAGGGTGCCACCCTACAAAATTTACATAATTAGAATAGTTTATAGGGACGTACTAAAAAAAATGTCCAGTTCGTGAATAATTATTCGGTATGTTACTAAATCTTGTCTGCTAGGTTAACCTAAAAAtccattatttcaattttttttagtttgagtttaaaattaaaccatgtaaGAATTATTATTACATAATCTAGTTGACTTGACAGGTTCAAAAGCAACTagaaaactagtaaaaaatatagtttgattttaaaaaaatattcaaatcaaattctttaatttaagtATAACATATTTAATCGACTCAAGATTCCCAATTTAATCTACTAAATTCACAATCTGTATGATAAACTCTATTAAGTTTaagaacattgttttttttaaattattttttacttaattatataataataaaaataaatacttataaaatCAAGTACAAATCAAATATCGCgatgtttatttgagattgtgataactttataaaaaacaaatcaaaataatttacgAAGAATAATTAAAACTAAGCAAATATTAAACagtaaattttataaatgaaagatgaaaataaaaaaaaagtaaaaaaaggaaatgcatgcaaaaaaaaaaaaagccacctCCTTCAGTGATCATATAAACAGTGAAGGAGCAGCCTAAAACTTTTAGCATCGAGTATATTGTTTTCTCACTGAATATATGACACAGCCCCACGTATACATTTCAGACTTGAGATTCCATGTTCATTTGAATCCTGAGAGGGAAGGGGGGCGGGTGGGATATAAGAATGGGAAAAACTTCCACTGCTTGGACCGAGAAACATGTCTGTTCTTGTCACATTGGAATATTGTTcgatttgatcaattttttctaGCTTGTTTACGGAAGTTCTATTGATTATGGTTTGATATAAGATCATATATTTAATCCACGTTCACTCGTATAGCCAACAAAGAATAGTGTCAGGAAGCACGTAATAATGGGATGATcgatccaaaaataaaatataattagagaAAGCctcataattaaagaaaattgatatttattcaagttttttaaaaaatagtcaaattaattcctttgttttcttgtgTAACATCATCAGTTATACATTATTTTTACATCACAACCGAACTTAACTTGAAATGGTTGctccaaacaaattaaaaaaaaacatataatcaaGGTTTAAGGAGGTATAAGGATTGATCATTATGCCTCATCATCTCCATTTCTGGCGATTAAAAGAAAGGAAACGTTAAGAAACTTGATCTTGTTCACGGATGTTCTTAGAAATGGAAGAAGCCACGGCATGTTTGGAAAATGCGGGAGGTGAACGTGCAACATTCCCAGCTATATTCATCCCTTTCAATTTGCAAGTCCCGGGGGCTCCTCTCGGTATGTAAGTGCATGGATTGGGACCTGATGGCGTCACTGAACCTTTTGGGAGGGACTGCAACAACAACCCCTCTTGCTTTAGCAATTGGTATCCTAATGGCCTCGTTGCACCAGGTTGAAGAGAAGCTGAAAGAAtcgataaaatgaaaaaaatgatgaacgTGCTTTCCCTGTGACAGAACCCCATCTCTTACAAAATAACCAGAACGTTGTTCTTGAAGCTTCTCTCTTTTCCCTCCTCTATTCACCTAAATGCGGTAAGTTTTTGAGATGGAGGAAATCAGCTCTTGATGTGGTGCAGCAATGAGAATTAATggtctcatatatatataaagttataaACAGAGAGCCCCAACCTTTGCTACAAGTTTGACCGATCGATAAATACTTGAGTTTGACTTAGCCATGGGTTTGAAGGTTGAAAATAGTGTTAGAATTGATCAACATCCGTTAGCTTAGACCCCAGATTTACTGTCATGCAAACCGAGGAAAAGTTTCTGTTCTATAAGTTGATCCCCCAAAAAAATTGTTCGTTATCAAAGGCCAACAATATTCAAGGTATTCAAAATCATAAtaagattataaattaatttaatttgcagCATTATAGTTAAGCTAAATGCAAGCCTTACTTCGGCGTGGGAAAAAGGCACGACTCAAAAGGTTCGAGGTTTTCTTTATCATTGAATTCCAAATTGAAGAACCATAAGTtgtaaaattgaattcaaatcgGTGAACCAGAATCTACACGACTGCAAACAGtggttttgaatattttgaattctttttaatgctgctcttaattaattattaaatggaTGTTGCAgaggttttttttcattaaaactaTGAATTCTTTCATCCATAGATGGATTTTTATAATACAagtaaaagcaaaaaagaaatttaaaattacaggggttttttttcctaagtAAATAGAAATATTATATAGTTTAATAGATCATTGAATCGATGCATGAAGTTATTTAAATAGTatagataaaaagaaaacaacaaggaTTGATACATTATAATTTCGATGACTAGAAAGTTGACtaatatgttctttttttttttaaataacacttTGAAAATACAGCCGCGAAACAAAAGAATGATTCATAGGCCAACATGTTTTGTTACATACAAATGCAGGACACGCAAATCGCCGATGAGGGTCCACTGTCGACGCCACCATCTCTTCGGCTTTTTTAACCAGAAAAACAAGGGTTATCGTGTTGTTCTTAGAAATGTTAATTACTATAACCAATTCCTTATCTAATCAGATTCAATGAAATGTACTTCAATCTTGATGCAGTTATGTAAGCACATTTTCATCTCAGGTAATATCAGTGCCTAGGGCCGGTCTTCGTTGCACAGCACAGCATCATTTGTTTCCAGCATTTCACGCAAAGTTCTGAAAGTAAGGTCTGATACTTTGAAATCCTCAAGATGCAAAGGAGaatcacattgaaaaaagaaaatagtcgGACCAACGTAATGGGATAGCACAGACTGTTTTGCTTTAATCATGTCCAAATTCCCAGCCGGAGCTTACCTGAGGGATATTTTCACAGTTCCCCCCTAGACTTGCTACAAAGTGAACAGTGACTGCTAGCTCTATCTTCGAACTTAACTATAGAAGCTAATTCATCGGTACAAAATCTAATTTTCGAAGACTATGTCTGAtggtataaataaaaatatacagatAGATCATTTAGAAAGTGCGGCCTCTAGTTTCTCCTTCAACTGATCAGCAGCACCACCTTGCGTCCGGATAGAGAATGTGTGAACAATCTTATCACCCTCCACGGACACGTTGCAGTCTTGAGCAGTGATTTGATGTTCTCTGAATGTTTCTATGATGGTAGAAACGGGGTGAGACTCCATAGGGCAGCTTGCCCTCACAACTGCGTCATCCTGTCTAGGCTGAAAATCAATCTCTGGCACTGGCAACTGCTTTTGATTATTGTTTACCACCCCCCTTTCAGTTTCTAAAACCCTAATCTTCTTCTGGAGATCAGTGATAAAGGTAATGGCATCTCCAAGCAGAGAGGCCTTGTCCATTTTAGAGATATTGGGAACAACAGCTCTTAATGCATAAAATCTCTGATTGAGCTTTTCCCTCCTCTGCCGCTCTGCTTCCACATGATTCAGTGGCTCTTCTCTTCCATTGGCAGGCTTTCTTCCTCTCTTCCTTGGTTTCCTCTCATCACCCTGAGGAGACAAGTCATCCTTCGGCTGCTCCAAACCACCCACCAATGTTTCAGCATTGAAACCCACAATGGTTTGGTTCAGATGCGGAAACAGTTTTGCTTCACTCTTATCACTAGGGTGCCCACTAAAAGTACTAACATAATCTTGATCCGTACTCATTGCTTGCATTGTATAAGGTTCTGAGGTGAAAACCAGTTCATCTTCAACCTTGGGGGAAAAGTTAATGCTAATTGATCGTGATTTTGAGCTACCCAAACTCAGTTCACGCCCAAAAATTTTTGGAGCTGCCTTCGCCTGTGCAGTATTAGAAGCCCCAAAGATGCTTCTTGCCTTCTCCACAAAATCATGCTGTTCAGGAATTGATTTGACTGAACCAAGCTCGAGAACTCCAGATTTAACAGGCAAAAACACCACTGTTTGGAACCCAGCTGATCTTGCTAAAACTGATCTCAATTGATAATGACCTAAACAGCTAGGCATGCCCAACGCCCAAATTGATCTACCAGACTGGTATGCCTCTCCGGGGCCATATGTTGAATCACACCGAAATGTAAAATACATTGAGGTTAAGTAAAACATCTCTACATCTGAAACCTCATCCACACTGGCTGCAAAATTATCATCGTCTGGTCCATTAAAGCACATATGCAGTTTTTGAAGCACACGCTTCTTcacctcttttctcttctcagctCCCTCCGATTTGCCATCCCCACTAGAGCTTCCATCTCCAATCCCCTGGCCCTTCGGGTCCCGGCAAATTCCATCACCCCAGACCAATATAGACCCACCAGTTTTCAAGCCAGATGCATGCCAGAAAATCGCATAATTCCAATTGAAACCTTCGACAAGCTGGACAAGACCCTGCTGCACACCCAAACTAACAGGTGGCGAGACCAaatcattcaataattttttggaAGCCGACGTGATCAAGAATTCACAGGCCTCAACACCCAACACTGATTCCACCATACCCTTTTCTCCATTCACCCAAAATTTGTCGCCCATGTTTGTCTCACTCTCAAACCAACCTCAAGTTTCTCAAAAACTTGTATCCTACACAAATCCCGCTCCCATTCCAATATTCAAACCACTCCTAATCAATAAATCCCCCagtttaaaagtaaaaataaataaataagtaaaatacaAGGCTTGGATTCTCAGCAGACTTTAAAGATCACACAGACGCAACATAACAACAAGTTTCACATAAAGCAAAATGTCTGTTcacaaaaaactgaaaaaagctTACTAGGAAGATAAGATCTTGACCCTATTTCTACAACACAACAAGTTGTCTAGTTACAGACAGTCTACAAATACTTGTCTACACGTAGAGTAGGGAACTCACCTATGTATGTGGGTTTGTCTTTTCGAGAATTTTCAGCTTCCAAAGATTCTTCAGTTCACCTGTCTGAAGATTTTCACGGTGTTTCGGCTTCAAGATTAGATCTGGTGATAGGGTtgtcttttccctttttttttattcgttaTTTCAGTGGGTGTAATAACTAATAAGGTTGTGGTGTGCTCATGTCACGCGTGGGTCACTTTTGCTTTTTGACGTTCTGCCACATGCGAAGCACGTTGTTAGGGTTACGCTAATCCTCCTGCTAGCGTTGCCActggttttttttcaaagaaaagagCAGAAGGGCAGTTATAAGAGCCCAGACTCAGAGCCGTGTGGTAATGGAGTATGTTCATAGAAACCCAAATAAGCTCCGTCCCGTTATACTCGTTGGGCATCTGTTACTCATATTTGTCAACCCCTTAAAAGAAACCATACGGGGTCATTAGGGCAAAAAACACGAGGGCCGGAATCAttacatttataaatttaaatatcattaaaatattttaacgatattatttaataataaaaaaataaaaaaaaataagataacctgataaaaaaaaaaaattcatagctCAATCACAAGCAAAGCAAACATTGAACGATGAActggaaaaaatcaattttaaaagagaacaaaaacaCCTGACTCAAGTCAACACGCCAAACTCGTGGCCTGGTCATGAAATCGGGATAACCcctcacaaaaaaattaaataaaataatagaggtAAACACTTAAGCAAACTAAATGATATAAGTCAAAATtggaaaaatttatttaaaaaaaacataaaaacaaacttgaatcaacttgagttaactcaaCTAAGTTGCGACCAGGGATACGAGattatgataactttataaaaaaaagtggaaaaaatcataaagttcaAAGCCcagtaatttaatattgaaatatgaaactgaaaaaaaaatcaattttttttttaaaaaaaacctaaaaaaaatcaaagtataatTGAATCAATCCTTGAAACTCGTGAACTAAATCATGAGATAAGGATTAtcccataaaataaaaacatgaaaaaatcacgAAGTAAAATTTCTAAtcatccaatattaaaaaaaaaacaaatagaaatcaaaacaatgaggaccaaatatgatataaaaactaaatgaaagaaaataataaaggactaaattgaaaaataagataaaaaataaaaaatagcaatcaaaagaatgaggaccaaaattgaatataaaaatgaaatgaaataaaatcttgagggatgaaattgaaaaaacaaattaagaaatgacaaaaagtaaataaaaatagcaataaaaagaataagaaacaaatttgataaaaattaaatgaaataagatattgaatgatgaaattaaaagaaacaacttCAAAAGACATCAAAAGCagaacaaatagtaataaaaaaaagaatcaaaattgataaaaacacaAACCAAGATAACACATTTGGTTTTTGCTGAGGCTAACGTGAAATTCAAAgtgaggagaaagaaaagagagaggaaaagaaaagaaaaatctatcaAAAACTACCCATTGCTTTTTCATGTGTGCCCTAACCATCGTTCAATTTATCCTTATTTAATATGGTAATGACATACAAATCATATGAAAAAGATTGTTTTACCTCTGATAATTagttaaatgattttgtttaagaataacaaaataattatttcattatttcaaTCCATATTAGATTTTTTACACTTGTCTTGTACATAATAGAATGCAAATCcctattaggtttttttttttactttaattttggttatgtttgtttcatgaaaagtgattttctgaaaattattttttaaacatttctATATTTGTTTACAATTATAAAAGTTAGTAAACGAAAAACTCTttcagttaaataaaaatttaacttggttttcaaaaaaagtattttttttttattttagacggaatacattttaaaagttgcaagaaatttaagaatatcatgttatttattaattatatcaaatttagtcctcaatattttaattgctatatagtttgttttgaatcctttttttttctttcaattttatccctcagaatttaatataatttaatttttatatcaaatttagtctttatttttttaattgttatttttttctctttatctttttcttagttaattttttttatctatcatatctggttcatattcttttgattgctatttttttttttaaataatttatgaaattaattgttttttcaatttcattcttctattttttttttatatggtagaTTTAgtccatattattttaataaacttgaaaaaaatttaaaacattaataagttattttttaatttatttttcatgatataatcaaatactagaaaatattttccaactcattttctataatattctctaatataaaagataatttatttttaaaaattctattttgaaaatcacttttttaaaaaaatattttccataaaCAGgacttaaatttaatttttgaaacccACCTTGCAACAGGCAAGTAGCAGGAGTAGAGGATGGATTTGGTGGTAAAGTTATGAATTTGTCATGAGCCGGCAGCGGGTGGTGCCGGAATGAGAGCGCCACCATTCGGGGCTGCTGTGCTGGTTGCACACTgcttgctttttatttatttatttctgaaGATTTGTATCTGATGCTTTGCTGGGTTCTTGCTTGGAATTGCAGGCCTAGGCTTTTTAGTTGATATTGTACCTGTTTTATGGGCTGGGCTTCCATGGCTGGGTTAGTTGGCTCTTATAACGTTTGTTATGCTTATGTTAAATTGAACCTGGGGGTAACGTCTAGGAAAGTACTTAACAAGAATTCAAGATTACACTCTCCCAGCCGTATACCCGAGCCTTTTAGATAGGTTATTTGAATTTGTgattatgattgatttttaaaatgtttttttatttaaaaataatttaaaataatttttttattttttaaaaattatttttgacattaatatatcaaataatttaaaaatattaaaaaactattaatttgaagtaaagaaaaaataaaaaaattctaatataaaccgagccaaacagaaaaaaccgagccaaaccggaaaaattCTAGCCGAATtagtcggttttttcaaaattctaatcggtttaatcaatttttttttacagtttgattttttagctattttttttctgattttctcggtttaattagttttttgatttttttctcacccctatCACAACATTCAACTTTGGTTACTTACCATAGAATGCAGGCAATAACACAATTAATTTGGCCTTAATTATCTTGTGATTATCTATAAAATACAAGAAAGGAAAGCTTCCTTATTGATGGTGTTATGACAACAAGAGCCGTCTCTTTCAAGCATTTtcatttactatatatataaaaaatatggcaGATTCAATGGCTCCTGTGTTTTGCAGCCGCCACGAAGATTTACAATCAATGATGAgtatgttttaatataatataaaaaaggcaTAACAGAGTTTAAAATTTAGTGTATCAAAGCAATCTTTCACATTTCCACAGATCTCCCAGCTCCATGCGTGCATAAGGAGATCTTCGCATGGAAAAAAATCCATATATATTACATCAATCAACCTCCAATATATACTATTGCTTTTACAGAAAGACCGGCGGATTTTGGAAACTTAACAACATAAATCCATTTCATCACAAAtggctcgattttttttttattttgttttgtttcgttCGTAGAAATTCATGAACAATAAGTTTGGCGTCTTCCCTCACAACAAGAAGGAGAAGTCACCTTggacaaaaagaaaggaagatgCACCTTAAATAATTCCCATAAGCACTTTGACGTGGTCAAGAAATAGCTGCGATCGATGTCTAAAGCCAAACTAACTTTGAAAAAGACTTATCTAGCTAGCTGTGAGATgggtatatattaaaaatcctccattaaaattatcataatcgATGGAAGATCATAAACCTACTCTCCCAAGACTTTACAATAGTGGTGCTTCCGCTATGAGATTTTATGCATACACAGTAACCTT is drawn from Populus nigra chromosome 5, ddPopNigr1.1, whole genome shotgun sequence and contains these coding sequences:
- the LOC133693604 gene encoding LOW QUALITY PROTEIN: F-box/kelch-repeat protein OR23-like (The sequence of the model RefSeq protein was modified relative to this genomic sequence to represent the inferred CDS: inserted 1 base in 1 codon) — its product is MAPSASSSSQLQINETRTLIPGIPNDIASQILSMIPYSHHSRIKXTCKSWHIFLSSTKTLFLLRHNLRHSNHLLIIFPQDPFISLPYLFDPQNLAWRPLPPMPCNPHVYGLCNFTSVSMGPNLYALGGSLFDTRSYPIDRPSPTPSVFRFNFVDFLWEKLCPMISPRGSFACVAVPDLGQIIVAGGGSRHTWFGAAGSRINSVERYDVGKDEWVAIDGLPRYRAGCAGFLSGNREEKEFWVVGGYGESRTISGIFPVDEYYKDAVVMDLEKNGCGKWREVGDMWGVAGRGRLGKIVVVEEEAEAEGLGVNQGRPVVFMLDGDEIFRYDMASNSWQKESSVPRKAPYNSSFGFVVLDGELHVMTPVQGDDLMETRRSRQQKRGGTLLVQIYHPKMKTSLVTKPPFNYPLDFKTAIMCTIQL
- the LOC133694641 gene encoding transcription factor bHLH3-like; this encodes MGDKFWVNGEKGMVESVLGVEACEFLITSASKKLLNDLVSPPVSLGVQQGLVQLVEGFNWNYAIFWHASGLKTGGSILVWGDGICRDPKGQGIGDGSSSGDGKSEGAEKRKEVKKRVLQKLHMCFNGPDDDNFAASVDEVSDVEMFYLTSMYFTFRCDSTYGPGEAYQSGRSIWALGMPSCLGHYQLRSVLARSAGFQTVVFLPVKSGVLELGSVKSIPEQHDFVEKARSIFGASNTAQAKAAPKIFGRELSLGSSKSRSISINFSPKVEDELVFTSEPYTMQAMSTDQDYVSTFSGHPSDKSEAKLFPHLNQTIVGFNAETLVGGLEQPKDDLSPQGDERKPRKRGRKPANGREEPLNHVEAERQRREKLNQRFYALRAVVPNISKMDKASLLGDAITFITDLQKKIRVLETERGVVNNNQKQLPVPEIDFQPRQDDAVVRASCPMESHPVSTIIETFREHQITAQDCNVSVEGDKIVHTFSIRTQGGAADQLKEKLEAALSK